Proteins encoded within one genomic window of Bradyrhizobium sp. CB1717:
- a CDS encoding UDP-glucose/GDP-mannose dehydrogenase family protein, translating to MRIAMIGTGYVGLVSGACFADFGHDVTCVDKDERKIAALHRGEIPIYEPGLDELVATNVKAKRLDFTTDLSKPVADADAVFIAVGTPSRRGDGHADLSYVYAAAKEIAQSLTGFTVVVTKSTVPVGTGDEVERIIRETNPKADVVVASNPEFLREGAAIRDFKFPDRVVVGTSDERGRKVMGDIYRPLSLNQAPLMFTARRTAEMIKYAANAFLATKITFINEIADLSEKVGANVQEVARGIGLDNRIGTKFLHAGPGFGGSCFPKDTKALIKIAQDYDVSLRIVESVLAVNENRKRAMARKVSQALGGGLRGKTIAVLGLTFKPDTDDMRDAPSIPLVTGLIDMGANVKAFDPVGMEQAKGELPNITYCEDAYSCAQGADALVIVTEWVQFRALDLDRLKAAMAQPVVVDLRNIYSPEDMRAAGFTYESVGRPSAQG from the coding sequence ATGCGAATCGCGATGATCGGAACGGGCTATGTGGGACTGGTGTCCGGAGCCTGCTTTGCGGATTTCGGTCACGACGTCACCTGCGTCGACAAGGACGAGAGGAAGATCGCGGCCCTGCACCGCGGCGAGATCCCGATCTACGAGCCCGGCCTCGACGAGCTGGTCGCAACCAACGTCAAGGCCAAGCGGCTCGACTTCACCACCGACCTGTCGAAGCCGGTCGCCGATGCGGACGCCGTGTTCATCGCGGTCGGCACGCCCTCGCGCCGCGGCGACGGTCACGCCGACCTGTCTTACGTCTATGCCGCCGCGAAAGAGATCGCGCAGTCGTTGACCGGCTTCACCGTCGTGGTGACGAAGTCGACCGTGCCCGTCGGCACCGGCGACGAGGTCGAGCGCATCATCCGCGAGACCAACCCGAAGGCGGACGTCGTGGTCGCCTCCAACCCCGAATTCCTGCGCGAGGGCGCGGCGATCCGCGACTTCAAGTTCCCCGACCGCGTCGTGGTCGGCACCTCGGACGAGCGCGGCCGCAAGGTGATGGGCGACATCTATCGCCCGCTGTCGCTGAACCAGGCGCCGCTGATGTTCACCGCGCGCCGCACCGCGGAGATGATCAAATACGCCGCGAACGCCTTTCTCGCGACCAAGATCACCTTCATCAACGAGATCGCGGACCTCTCGGAGAAGGTCGGCGCCAACGTGCAGGAGGTCGCACGCGGCATTGGCCTCGACAACCGCATCGGCACCAAGTTCCTGCATGCCGGTCCCGGCTTTGGCGGCTCGTGCTTCCCGAAGGACACCAAGGCGCTGATCAAGATCGCGCAGGACTACGACGTGTCCTTGCGCATCGTCGAATCCGTGCTTGCCGTGAACGAGAACCGCAAGCGCGCCATGGCGCGGAAAGTGAGTCAGGCGCTCGGCGGAGGCTTGCGCGGCAAGACCATCGCCGTGCTCGGCCTGACCTTCAAGCCCGACACCGACGACATGCGCGACGCGCCGTCGATCCCACTCGTCACCGGCCTGATCGACATGGGCGCGAACGTGAAGGCGTTCGATCCCGTCGGCATGGAGCAGGCGAAGGGTGAGCTGCCCAACATCACCTATTGCGAGGACGCCTATTCCTGCGCGCAAGGCGCCGATGCCCTCGTCATCGTCACCGAGTGGGTGCAGTTCCGCGCGCTCGATCTCGACCGGCTGAAGGCGGCCATGGCGCAGCCCGTCGTCGTCGACCTCCGCAACATCTACAGCCCCGAGGACATGCGCGCGGCCGGCTTCACCTATGAGAGCGTCGGCCGCCCGTCGGCGCAGGGCTGA
- a CDS encoding acyltransferase family protein — MASSGTIAAHGLSKAPAAARVDWIDYAKGICIVMVVMMHSVLGVELAAGETGFMHVVVAFAKPFRMPDFFLISGLFLPLVIDRDWRTYLDRKVMHFAYFYVVWVTIQFGFKAPAFAAETSWREVGLRYLESFIEPFGTLWFIYLLPVFFVVTKSTRKLPPLAIWLIAAALETARITTGWTAIDEFCARFVYFYSGYLFAPYVFALSDRARSHPAWALAALAAWALVNAGLVAIGASEWKIVSLVLGFAGACAIITTGTLLARAHWLNFFRFCGEHSIVIYLAFFLPMAATRTLLLRTGIIPDIGAVSLIVTIAGVIGSLVIWQVALRLNAHFLFERPDVFWIAPKKAGPVLQAAE, encoded by the coding sequence ATGGCTTCATCAGGCACAATCGCAGCACACGGGCTCTCCAAGGCCCCTGCCGCCGCGCGTGTCGACTGGATCGACTATGCCAAGGGCATCTGCATCGTCATGGTCGTGATGATGCATTCGGTGCTGGGGGTCGAGCTCGCCGCCGGCGAGACCGGTTTCATGCATGTCGTCGTGGCCTTCGCAAAGCCGTTCCGGATGCCGGATTTCTTCCTGATTTCGGGCCTGTTCCTGCCGCTCGTGATCGACCGCGACTGGCGAACCTATCTCGACCGCAAGGTGATGCATTTCGCCTATTTTTATGTCGTCTGGGTGACAATCCAGTTCGGCTTCAAGGCGCCCGCGTTTGCCGCGGAGACGAGCTGGCGCGAGGTCGGCCTCCGGTACCTCGAATCCTTCATCGAGCCGTTCGGCACGCTCTGGTTCATCTATCTGTTGCCGGTCTTCTTTGTCGTCACAAAATCGACACGCAAACTTCCGCCGCTCGCGATCTGGCTCATTGCCGCAGCGCTGGAGACGGCGCGCATCACGACCGGCTGGACCGCGATCGACGAGTTCTGCGCGCGCTTCGTCTATTTCTATTCGGGCTATCTGTTCGCGCCTTACGTGTTCGCACTGTCGGATCGCGCGCGCAGCCATCCTGCATGGGCGCTCGCAGCGCTCGCGGCCTGGGCGCTGGTCAATGCCGGCCTCGTCGCAATCGGCGCGAGCGAATGGAAGATCGTGTCGCTTGTGCTCGGCTTCGCCGGCGCCTGCGCCATCATCACGACCGGCACGCTGCTCGCGCGCGCGCATTGGCTGAACTTCTTCCGCTTCTGCGGCGAGCATTCCATCGTGATCTATCTCGCCTTCTTCCTGCCAATGGCGGCGACACGAACCCTGCTGCTCCGCACCGGCATCATCCCTGATATCGGCGCGGTGTCGCTGATCGTCACCATCGCCGGCGTGATCGGATCCCTTGTGATCTGGCAGGTTGCCTTGCGGCTCAA
- a CDS encoding TIGR02281 family clan AA aspartic protease — translation MRNIMIFAAIMIGLGTFMAQMADRVSSASATSVPRTTVAVAAAAPAGGRSLTISRDGRGHFQTEGRIDGQRIGFMVDTGASVVALNESSAARFGLRPSRGEYNATVSTANGTIKAARTRIAMLDVGGLIVRDVDAMVLPDEALSENLLGLSFLSRLKRFEYANGQMVLEQ, via the coding sequence ATGCGTAACATTATGATCTTCGCGGCCATCATGATCGGCCTCGGCACTTTCATGGCGCAGATGGCCGACAGGGTGAGCTCCGCCTCCGCCACGTCAGTGCCGCGCACGACGGTTGCTGTTGCCGCCGCAGCGCCTGCGGGAGGCCGGAGCCTCACCATTTCCCGCGACGGCCGCGGGCACTTCCAGACCGAAGGTCGGATCGACGGGCAGCGCATCGGCTTCATGGTCGATACCGGCGCCTCCGTCGTCGCGCTGAACGAGTCCTCGGCGGCCCGCTTCGGGCTGCGCCCCTCGCGCGGCGAATACAACGCCACCGTCTCCACCGCCAACGGCACCATCAAGGCCGCGCGTACCCGCATCGCCATGCTCGATGTCGGCGGCCTCATCGTGCGCGATGTCGACGCCATGGTGCTGCCCGACGAGGCGCTGTCGGAAAACCTGCTCGGCCTCTCCTTCCTGTCCCGCCTCAAGCGCTTTGAATATGCCAACGGGCAGATGGTGCTGGAGCAGTAA
- the hrpB gene encoding ATP-dependent helicase HrpB yields the protein MPRSFDTPLPIDAVLDDLSRTLDQHNAAVLVAPPGAGKTTRVPLALLDAPWAKGKKIIVLEPRRIAARASADRMAKSLGERAGETVGYRVRFGSKISRATRIEVVTEGIFTRQILDDPELSGVAAILFDEFHERSLDADMGLALARDAQTGLREDLRILVMSATLDGARVAKLLGEAPVVESEGRAFPVETRYLGRKADAPIERQMADAIASALRADSGSVLAFLPGAAEIRRTQNFLSERVQDASIEIVPLFGALDAAVQDRAIAPAPKGTRKVVLATSIAETSLTIEGVRIVVDSGLARVPRYEPDIGLTRLETVRAARAAVDQRRGRAGRTEPGVCYRLWDEPQTASLAPYTQPEILSADLSSLVLDLAQWGVTDPAALSFLDPPPQPAWKEAKGLLSELNALDADGRITAEGKSLRALALPPRLARMIVDSHRAGEGEAAAEIAAIITERGLGGDSVDLEHRRDQFRRDRSPRAASARDLARRWASQVAASEKAGQQDDLSTGLMLAYAFPDRVARNRGNGSFVLANGRGAAVEQTSSLARAPYIAIGEMTGTAASGRILLAAQITQDEIELHFAEHIESADEISFDRGAMALRARRKRALHAITLSEATLAVSPSEETARIFADGLIAAGLDRLPWSKAAKQWRDRVMFLRKAEGDSWPDLSDDGLIARRDDWLVPALYDKITLKDISPGDLSDALMALLPWEMRARLDREAPTHFEAPTGSVLAIDYEAEQGPTIAVRLQELFGLNTHPSIAAGKVPLVLELLSPAQRPVQVTRDLPGFWRGSYAAVRSDLRGRYPRHPWPDDPASALPTRRAKPRGT from the coding sequence TTGCCCCGCAGTTTCGACACGCCCCTCCCGATCGATGCCGTGCTCGACGACTTGTCGCGCACGCTGGATCAGCACAATGCCGCCGTGCTGGTAGCGCCTCCCGGTGCCGGCAAGACCACGCGCGTGCCGCTGGCGTTGCTCGATGCGCCCTGGGCCAAAGGCAAGAAGATCATCGTGCTGGAGCCGCGCCGCATCGCTGCGCGGGCCAGCGCCGACCGCATGGCCAAATCGCTCGGCGAGCGTGCCGGCGAGACCGTCGGTTATCGCGTCCGCTTCGGCTCAAAAATCTCGCGGGCGACGCGCATCGAGGTGGTGACCGAGGGCATTTTTACCCGCCAGATCCTCGACGACCCTGAACTCTCCGGCGTTGCCGCGATCCTGTTCGACGAATTCCACGAGCGCTCGCTCGATGCCGACATGGGCCTTGCACTGGCGCGCGATGCACAGACCGGTCTGCGAGAAGACCTGCGCATTCTCGTGATGTCGGCCACGCTCGATGGCGCGCGCGTGGCAAAACTGCTGGGCGAAGCGCCCGTCGTCGAGAGCGAGGGCCGCGCCTTTCCGGTCGAGACGCGCTATCTCGGCCGCAAGGCGGATGCGCCGATCGAACGGCAGATGGCCGATGCCATCGCATCCGCACTCCGCGCCGACAGCGGCTCGGTGCTGGCGTTCCTGCCAGGCGCCGCCGAGATCCGCCGCACCCAGAATTTCCTTAGTGAGCGCGTGCAGGACGCCAGCATCGAGATCGTGCCGCTGTTCGGCGCGCTCGATGCCGCCGTGCAGGACCGCGCCATCGCGCCGGCGCCGAAGGGCACGCGAAAAGTGGTGTTGGCAACCTCGATCGCGGAGACCTCGCTCACCATCGAGGGCGTGCGCATCGTGGTCGATTCCGGTCTCGCCCGCGTGCCGCGCTACGAGCCGGATATCGGCCTGACCCGGCTTGAAACCGTGCGCGCCGCGCGTGCGGCGGTGGACCAGCGCCGCGGCCGCGCCGGCCGCACCGAGCCCGGCGTCTGCTACCGGCTGTGGGACGAGCCGCAGACGGCCTCGCTCGCGCCCTACACCCAGCCGGAAATTTTGAGCGCCGATCTGTCCTCGCTGGTGCTCGATCTCGCGCAATGGGGCGTCACTGATCCCGCCGCGCTGTCATTCCTCGATCCGCCGCCGCAGCCGGCCTGGAAGGAAGCAAAAGGCCTGCTCTCCGAGCTCAACGCGCTCGACGCCGACGGCCGTATCACCGCCGAGGGCAAGAGCCTGCGCGCGCTGGCGCTGCCGCCGCGCCTGGCACGCATGATCGTGGATTCGCATCGCGCCGGCGAGGGCGAGGCCGCCGCTGAGATCGCGGCCATCATCACCGAGCGCGGGCTCGGCGGCGACAGTGTCGATCTCGAGCACCGGCGCGACCAGTTTCGCCGCGACCGCTCGCCGCGCGCCGCGAGCGCACGCGATCTGGCGCGACGCTGGGCCTCGCAGGTGGCAGCGTCCGAGAAGGCAGGGCAGCAGGACGATCTCTCCACCGGCCTGATGCTCGCCTATGCCTTCCCGGACCGCGTCGCGCGCAATCGCGGCAATGGCAGCTTCGTGCTCGCCAATGGTCGTGGTGCGGCTGTGGAGCAGACATCCTCGCTCGCGCGCGCGCCCTATATCGCGATCGGCGAGATGACGGGAACAGCGGCGAGCGGCCGCATCCTGCTCGCCGCGCAAATCACCCAGGACGAGATCGAGCTTCACTTCGCCGAGCATATCGAGAGCGCCGACGAGATCTCCTTCGACCGCGGCGCGATGGCGCTGCGCGCGCGGCGCAAGCGCGCGCTGCATGCGATCACGCTCTCCGAGGCGACGCTTGCCGTGTCGCCTTCGGAAGAAACCGCGCGCATCTTTGCGGACGGGCTGATCGCCGCCGGCCTCGATCGGTTGCCCTGGTCGAAGGCCGCCAAACAATGGCGCGACCGCGTCATGTTCCTGCGCAAGGCCGAAGGCGACAGCTGGCCGGATCTGTCCGACGACGGTCTGATCGCGCGGCGCGACGATTGGCTGGTGCCGGCGCTCTATGACAAGATCACGCTCAAGGACATTTCCCCCGGCGATCTCTCCGATGCGCTGATGGCGCTGCTGCCGTGGGAGATGCGCGCGCGGCTCGACCGCGAGGCGCCGACGCATTTCGAGGCGCCGACGGGCAGCGTGCTCGCGATCGACTACGAGGCCGAGCAGGGCCCGACCATCGCGGTCCGGCTGCAGGAATTGTTCGGCCTGAACACCCATCCGTCGATCGCGGCCGGCAAGGTGCCGCTGGTGCTGGAATTGCTGTCGCCGGCACAGCGCCCGGTGCAGGTGACGCGCGATCTTCCCGGCTTCTGGCGCGGCAGCTATGCGGCAGTCCGCTCCGACCTGCGCGGCCGCTATCCGCGCCACCCTTGGCCGGACGATCCCGCGAGCGCGCTGCCGACCCGCCGGGCAAAGCCGCGCGGGACGTGA